The genome window CCTAACCGGGCCCGTGCGCACCGCCCTGGCCTCTGGGGTAGTGCTGGGAGGCTTTGCAGCCTGCTTCTGGCTGAGTTCCGCGCCCTCTGCGCCCGTATCCGCCACTGATTCTCTGGCCCGGGTGCCGCGCCACGAAATGGTGCAGTACCTACTGGCCAGCGACCAGCGCCTGTCCCTGACAGACTTGGCCGAGCTGCCCGCCGCTACCCCGGAGGTGCCCGCCGAGGAGTACTTGCACGCTTCCCCCGCCGAGGTGCAGGACGTGCTGGACGCGCAGCCCACCGAGGACATTTACCTCTAAGTCTTACCTTTTGCGCCTACTTCGCTTTTCTCCCATGAAATATTTTCTGCGTAGCGTTCTGGTGGTGCTGGTACTGGCCGTGGCCTCTGCCACGGCCTTTGCCCAGGCCGGCCGGCCGGACCGGCTAAGCCAACTGGAAAACGCCAAGATTGCCTACATCACCGATAAGATTGCCCTGACCCAAGACCAGGCCCAGAAGTTCTGGCCCGTCTATAACGACTTCAGCGACAAGCGCCGGGAGCTGAACCGCCGGCTGCGCCAACTGCGCATTACGGCCCCCGATGCCCTCACCGACCAGCAAATCAAGGACAACCTAACCCAGGCCATGGACCTGCGCGAGCAGGAAGTAAAGCTGGAGAAAGACTACTTCACCAAGTTTCAGAAGCTGCTCAGCATCCGGCAGGTAGGCAAGCTCTACATGGCCGAGCGCGACTTTACTCGCGAGGTCATTAAGCGCGTAGCCGACCGGCGCGGGGCCCGTACCCTCTCCCCCGCCTCCCGCTCCGACGAGTAAGGCCCCTTTCCTTTCCTTCCTTTCCTTCGCGCGAAAAGCGGCTGCCCTGGCAGTCGCTTTTTTTGTGGCCACCGGCAGGGTTCAGTGAAGTTCACCCCAACACGTGGGGTAGTTCGTTGGCGAGGGGCTCCCTTGGCCCGGTCGGCAAACTTCGGCCTCCGCCGTACCTTTGCGGCCCGCAGCTGTTTTCCTCGTATGCTTACTCCCCGCCAGCTATTCCTGCGCCACCAGGCCCAGACTTCCGATTTTCCTTTGCTGCTCGAAATTGAGCGTGCCGAAGGTGTGTACATGTACGATGCCGCAGGCCAGCGCTACCTCGATTTAATTTCCGGTATTGGCGTCAGCAACGTGGGCCACCGCCACCCGCGCGTACTCCAGGCCATTCAGAATCAGCTCGATAAGTACCTGCACCTGATGGTGTACGGAGAGGTAGTACAGGCCCCGCCGGCCCAGCTCGCCGAAGCCCTGCACCACACCCTGCCGGCCCACCTCGACAATGTGTACTTCACCAACTCCGGCACTGAGGCCGTAGAAGGCGCCCTAAAACTGGCCAAGCGCCATACCGGCCGCACGGGCTTGCTGTCCAGCTACAGCGCCTACCACGGCTCTACCCACGGGGCCCTGAGCATCACCGGCTCCGAAGGCTTCAAAAACGCCTTCCGTCCTTTGCTACCCGATGTGCGCCACTTCCGCCACAACAACTTCGAGGACCTCCAGCTAATCGACGAGCACACGGCCGCCGTGGTCATTGAAACGGTGCAGGGTGAGGCCGGCGTGCGGGTGCCCGCCCCCGGCTACCTGCCGGCCCTGCGCCAACGCTGCACTGAGGTTGGTGCCCTGCTTATTCTTGACGAGATTCAGTGCGGCTTCGGGCGTACCGGCACGTTCTGGGCCTTTGAGCAGTTCGGCATTGAGCCCGATATTTTGCTCACGGCCAAGGGCATGGGCGGCGGCATGCCCATTGGGGCCTTTATTTCTTCCCAAGAAATTATGGCCGGTTTTAAAACCAATCCTATTCTGGGGCACTGCACTACGTTTGGGGGCCATCCGGTGTCGTGCGCGGCCTCCTTGGCTACGCTGCGGGTGATTCAGGAGGAGAATTTGCTGGCCGGCGTGGCCGAAAAGGCGGCCCGTTTCCGCCGGCAGTTGGTTCATCCGGCCATTCGGGAGGTGCGGGGCTGGGGGCTACTGATGGCGGTGGAATTTGACTCTTTCGAAGTGCTTAAGCCCATCATCGACCACGCCCTCTGGCAGGAGCGCATCCTCACCGACTGGTTCCTGTTCTGCGACAATTCCCTGCGCATCGCCCCACCGCTAACCATCACCGACGCCCAAATTGACGAGGCTTGCGCCGCGCTGCTACGCGCCATTGATACAGTAGTGCAGTAACCCGCCGGCCAAACAAGGCACCATACGCATCTGGACAAATGCCGCAGATGCTAGCCCGAACAGAACCTCACCCCGGTTAAGCAGCGCAGCCCTTGGTGTCATCACGGATACCAAGGGCTGCGCTGCTTAACCGGGGTAGCAAATGACCAGAACAACTGGCGCCTCGCTAGCTTTCCTTTCTGCTCCTATTTAGTTCTCCAAAAACGCCTGTGTATCCTCCTTGATCTGCTCGCGGGGGAAGCCGTCTTTCACGCCCTGGGAGATTTTGCGCACCAGCACGGCCACTATATCCTTGCGGAAGCCGAGTTTCTCAGCCATATCCACGCAGAAGTCCATTTCGGTATCGTCTACTACCCCATCGGCGAGCATCATGTCGACCAAGTCGAAAATCTGGTCGAACCGTTCGGAGTCATTCTCCGGAATAATGAGCCGCACGGCGCTGGCATTGCCCACAATGGAGCGTACCTCGTCGGCGCGCATGCCGTTTTTCTTGCCTACGGCTACAATGAAGCTCATTTCCCGCTCGTCAATATGCCCATCGGCCTTGGCCAGTGCCACCAGGTTCATGATGTGGCTTTTGACTTTCTTGGTCTGTTCATTTTCAAAAAAACCAAACATACGAACGGGGCATTAGGTAGAATGGGTGGGACAGGGCAGCCGAAAGCACAACGGCCCCGTAATCGGGGCCGGGCCATTGTACTAGTCAAGATAGCCAGTTGCGGCCCGTTGTGCAATAGCTCGCATACGCAGCCCGAGAAAAAATAGCCGTCCGTGGGACCTATTTTATCTTTTACGGGGCTACAAGCTGTACATTCCCCGCGGATTTACCACCTTTGCCCGGCCCGGCTTTGTCGGGCTTTTGTTTGAGTACCGAACAGATTTATGATGAAACGCATTGCAGTTTTCACCAGCGGAGGCGACGCGCCCGGCATGAATGCGGCTATCCGCGCGGTGGTACGCACGGCCGTTTACCACGGCATTGAAGTTTACGGCATCATGCGCGGTTACAGCGGCATGATCAAGGGTGAGTTTGTTAAACTGGATTCCGCGTCCGTAGCCAACACCATCCAAAAGGGGGGCACGATTTTAAAATCGGCGCGCAGCCAGAAATTTCTGACCAAGGAAGGCCGCCAGCAGGCCTTCGACCAGTTGGTTAACCATGGTATCGACGGCCTAGTAGCCATCGGGGGCAACGGCACCTTCACCGGTGCTATGATTTTTGAGCAGGAGTTTGGCATTCCGACG of Hymenobacter sublimis contains these proteins:
- a CDS encoding aspartate aminotransferase family protein gives rise to the protein MLTPRQLFLRHQAQTSDFPLLLEIERAEGVYMYDAAGQRYLDLISGIGVSNVGHRHPRVLQAIQNQLDKYLHLMVYGEVVQAPPAQLAEALHHTLPAHLDNVYFTNSGTEAVEGALKLAKRHTGRTGLLSSYSAYHGSTHGALSITGSEGFKNAFRPLLPDVRHFRHNNFEDLQLIDEHTAAVVIETVQGEAGVRVPAPGYLPALRQRCTEVGALLILDEIQCGFGRTGTFWAFEQFGIEPDILLTAKGMGGGMPIGAFISSQEIMAGFKTNPILGHCTTFGGHPVSCAASLATLRVIQEENLLAGVAEKAARFRRQLVHPAIREVRGWGLLMAVEFDSFEVLKPIIDHALWQERILTDWFLFCDNSLRIAPPLTITDAQIDEACAALLRAIDTVVQ
- a CDS encoding tellurite resistance TerB family protein, translating into MFGFFENEQTKKVKSHIMNLVALAKADGHIDEREMSFIVAVGKKNGMRADEVRSIVGNASAVRLIIPENDSERFDQIFDLVDMMLADGVVDDTEMDFCVDMAEKLGFRKDIVAVLVRKISQGVKDGFPREQIKEDTQAFLEN